DNA sequence from the Streptomyces sp. MST-110588 genome:
CTTCTCCTCGGCCACGGCTTCACCGCCGAAGCCGTCCACGCCACTGCTCGCAAGCCGCCCACGCTCGCCGAGTACCGGCACATCCGCCACGCCACCAGCGGCCTGGGCATCTACACCGTTGTCCTGGAGATCGCAGGCGGCTTCGAACTGCCCCTTTCCGTCGTGCAGGAACCCGAGGTCCAGACGCTGACCACTTTGGCGATCGAGATCGTCACCACCACCAACGAGATCGTTACCTGCCCCAGCGACGTCGGTCTTGGTGACGACCTCAATCTCGCTGTCCTCCTTGCCCGCGAACACGGCACCACTGTCCAAGAAGGCATGGAAGAAGCCGCGACCGAACTGCGCCGGCTGACCGACCGCTTCCTCCACCTGTGCGAGCACCTGGGCGCCCGGAACCCGGAAGCCATCGAGCCGTACACCGCCGCCCTCAAGGACTTCATCGCCGGACACCTCGCCTGGCTCGCCGAAACCGACAGATACGCGGCCTCGAACCGGGCTTGTGCCCGATCGCGAAGCCTGCTTCGCCGCGAAGGCGATGAAGGCGAGCGCCGCCGCGGCGCTTCAGTTGGTCAGTAGTCGCGAAGCTGCGGCCGTCCGACCTCGATGCGGGCGTCGGGGCACATCTTCTGGAGGGACTCGGCGAGTTCGGCGGCGGCCGTTTGGAGTTCGCCGGCCGTCATCGGGGCCATGCGTTCCAGGAGGAACAGGGCGTTCACCGAGGTGTCGGTCAGGCGGGTGCGGGTGCCCTGGCGCCAGTTCCAGCGGCGGCAGGTGACGCCCTTCTCGTCGCACCACACGACCTCGCCCGGCTCGGGGTGTTCGATGACGTGCTCGCCGCCCGCCGCGGTCACGAAGGGTTCCTCGCCGGTGGCGCGCAGGAGGCGCATCGAGCCCTGGATGTGGTCCAGGTCCTCGCCGCCGACGGGGATGAGGTGGGCGACGCTGATGGCGTTGTAGAGGTCGACCAGGCGGTTGATGCGGGGCAGGCTGCCGTCGGCGAGGGCGCGCCTGGCCAGTGCCTCGGCGGAGTTGCGGGTGCGGGAGGGCTTGCTGCCGAAGGCGGCGTAGGCGGCGCGCCAGGCGGCGATGTGCGGGTCGTCCTGGGGCGCGCGGCCGGCCAGGCGTTCGGTGAGGCGGCGGGTGGCCTCGTCCAGGAGGGCCGAGCTGTGGTCGTCGCTCGGGCCGTTGGTCAGGCCGTGTGCTTCCACGGCCAGGTATCCGAAGCCGGGCGCCAGGGTACGTACGTCGTCCGAGACGTGGAGGGTGAGGAGCATGGTGGGGTGCCTCGCGGGTCGGTGGGAGCGTCTGCCGGTGGCGAGGCCGTGGAGGGGCCTCGCCGGGCGCATTGGAG
Encoded proteins:
- a CDS encoding phenylalanine--tRNA ligase beta subunit-related protein, with the protein product MLLTLHVSDDVRTLAPGFGYLAVEAHGLTNGPSDDHSSALLDEATRRLTERLAGRAPQDDPHIAAWRAAYAAFGSKPSRTRNSAEALARRALADGSLPRINRLVDLYNAISVAHLIPVGGEDLDHIQGSMRLLRATGEEPFVTAAGGEHVIEHPEPGEVVWCDEKGVTCRRWNWRQGTRTRLTDTSVNALFLLERMAPMTAGELQTAAAELAESLQKMCPDARIEVGRPQLRDY